In Planctomycetota bacterium, the genomic stretch GGGTAAGGGTGGGGTGAGTCAGCCGTTGAAGTGCATCGGCTTAATCTGATGTCGTTATCAGTTTATCCAATTTGGTCCGGCCGTGAAGGGCTTGCGGCGGTGTGCCCCGCGACACCTTGTCACGCGGGCTGGACGGCCATTTGACGCCGCTTGGCACGGACGTCCGCGGCCATCAGCAGCGACACCAGAAATGCCACCACGAACAGGCCCGCGAAGACGTACAGCACCGTTGCGTAGTACGCCGGCGTGTCGGCCTCGCCGGCGAACTGCTTGACCAACGGGATGATCACGCTCGGCCCGGCCACGCCCGCCGCGGCCCAGGCCGTGAGCGTGTAGCCGTGGATCGCGCCCAGCTGCTTGGTTCCGAACAGGTCGCCGAGAAACGCTGGCACCGTCGCGAACCCGCCGCCGTAGCACGTGAGGATCAGGCAGATCAGTACCTGGAACAGGATCGCGCTCTGCACGTTCGGCAGCAGGGCGAACGCCGCGATCTGGATCAGGAAAAACAGGCTGAAGGTGAGCGGCCGACCGAGGTAGTCGCTCGCCGAGGCCCACGCGATCCGGCCGAGCCCGTTGAACACCCCGATGAGCCCGACGAGGAAGCCCGCCTCGACCGGCCCGAAGTC encodes the following:
- a CDS encoding MFS transporter, whose product is FLADGSTEAEPVYTTWSVARTFFLLGGVYAVVMFASAQYLAPPPKGYVPAGWDAEAAKAPGRQKQDLAQLTANESLRTRRFYFMWLMLFINVTCGIAVISVASPMAATMLDFGPVEAGFLVGLIGVFNGLGRIAWASASDYLGRPLTFSLFFLIQIAAFALLPNVQSAILFQVLICLILTCYGGGFATVPAFLGDLFGTKQLGAIHGYTLTAWAAAGVAGPSVIIPLVKQFAGEADTPAYYATVLYVFAGLFVVAFLVSLLMAADVRAKRRQMAVQPA